The following nucleotide sequence is from Phycisphaerae bacterium.
CGGAGGCGCATTCTATCGCTGATACGCATCGAATCTTCACAGGCTTCACCAAAGCATCCGCCGCGTAACTCACAGCCGAGCGGCGACGGGCCGCTGAAGGCGGCCGCGCTCGGCTGTGAGTTACGGCGGAAAGGGTATCAGGTGGAACAGGCCGGAACAGCCGCGGGCGGAATGGCTTGCTGTGTCCGGTTGTGTGATTGAAGTTACCCATCTTAACACCGGCGACGCTGCGGTTTGGCTGAAATGGCCTTCGCAACCTGAAGAATACTGAACTTCCCAGAACAACATCCTCACAGACCGTCGGGCGCGAGGCATCAAGGCCGGCGCGGGAAATCTCCGAGGCCGCGCATGTCGGGCTATGGACCGCAGCACGCCGCTCGCCATCTTTTTCTTTCCTACCCCAGCCTTGCTCAGCGCTCCCTCTGAAACAGAGCAGTTGAGCAGGGGAACAGGGGAGCAGGGGAGCAGAAGAAAGAGGAGCCGGAAAGGCTTGAGGCCTGAGGCTGGAGGCTGGAGGGGAGAATCTCACGCAGAGGCGCCGAGGCGCGGAGGGACGGAAAAGCCATCAGGGTTGGATACCGTCGTCGGTGATCAGGGGCTTGGGATCAGGGTAGCCGGGTTGGATGCTGGGGGCGGGGACGGGAGCGTTACTGTTCAACGACGACCAAGTGCGCGGCGAAGGGGGAAATGTCGGCCGGGCCTGCCGCGCCGTCGCCATCGAGATCGGCGACGATGCGGCTGCGGAAACCGGCCTGAGCGGGCTGGAGGATCACGTCGATGAAGGGCTGGATGTCCAGGCCGTTGAGGAGACCGTCGGCGTTGAGGTCGCCGAGATCTCCGGGCATCGGGGCGGGCGCAACGATGGCAATCCCTGTGTGCATGGCAGGAGTTTTCGTTATTCGCCGTCGGACTAGTCGCTACGACAAGTTCCTGATAACTACGGAGGGAGTAGTTAGGGCGCCAAGAACGTCTCGATGAAATCGGCAATGTCATCGCCATCTACCTTGGGCGTGCCGTCGGCGTTCACGTCCGCATTCGCATTGGCGGTGTAGGATTCGCAGGTGGTAAGGCCCTCGGGCTGCAATAACGCATCTGCGAAATGAGCCATGTCGACGAGGTCGATGTTTCCATCGCAGTTCATGTCCCCCCGGTCACAGTTCGGACCCCAGCGAGACCAGTTAGACGATGTCATGCCCCCTGCCGTTGAAAACCCACCAGCAGCAATCAACTCGCCGTTGTATTCTCCGAGTGCGTAGACGGTTGGGCTCTGGTCGCCGATTCCGAGCCCCATCGATTGCCATGTAGTACCGTTCCAGCGTGCAATTCGGCTTGCGGGCGACCCATTGGCTGAGGTAAAGGAGCCTGCAGCAAAAAGTTCGCCGTTGTATACACGTAATGCCCTAACCGTATTATTCAGGCCCGCCCCTAGGGATTGCCACGCGGCGCCACTCCATCGCGCAATATTAGTCGCTGGCACTCCACCGGCCATTGTGAACAACCCTCCCGCAATCAATTCACCGTTATACACTGCTAACGCCTGCACATTGCCTGTGATCCCGTCGGCGAGCGGTTGCCAGTTTTCGCCGTCCCAACTAGCAATCTTGTTGGTGGTGGTGCCACTGGCGGTCGTAAACTCTCCGGCAACGATCAAGTTGGCTCCATACACGGTTAACGCATGGACCCAGCCGTTCGTTCCACTTCCCAGTGCCTGCCAGGCCGTGCCATTCCAGCGCGCCACGTTGGCGGCCGAAATACCACCGGCCGTTACAAAATCCCCGCCCGCGATCAGTTCTCCGTCGTAGATTGCCAATGCGGAAACGCCCCAACCCCCGCCCATTCCAGTTCCAAGGGGCGCCCAAGCTTCGCCATCCCAACTTGCAATATTATTTGCGGTCACTCCACCGGCGGACCCAAAGAACCCCCCGACAAACAACTCGTCGTTGAAGGCGATTGACGCGTTTACGTGATCGTCGGTGTTCATTCCTGTCGCCTGCCAGTACGAACCATTCCAGCGCACGGTTGGATCGACAAAATCTCCACTGGCTCCCAGGGGGCTTCCCGCCGCAATCAACTCGCCGTGAAACACAGTTAAGGTCCTAAGAAGCTGGCCTCTGCCCGTACCAAGAGATTCCCACGTCTGGCCATTCCATTGGGCGATAAGATTTACCTCCAGGCCGTTCGCTGTGAAGAACCACCCTCCGGCAACCAACTCACCATCATAAATAGTCAACGCGGTCACATGACCATAATTGGGATCGGTGCCCGCTCCCAGTGCATGCCAGGTGACACCATCCCATCGCGCGATATTACTACACGCTACGCTACCAGCCCCCGCAAATGTACCGCCTATGACCAGGTCGCCTTCGTGCTGCGTCAACGAGTAAACTGACTCTTCCGATCCATAAACTCCGCCGCCAAGCGCTTGCCATGTCGTGCCGTCCCATTGATAGACGCCTACAAACGCCCATCCGCCGATGAGTTCCCCGTTATACACGCTTAGCGCGCGGGCCAATCCGTTGCCTATCATGTGCCAGTTCGCACCATCCCAACGATAAACCCCATCATTTCCGCCGGTGATCAACTCGCCGTTAAAGACAGTCAAAGCGTAATAATCCGACAAACCCGCAGCAGGGAACGATTGCCAGTTAGAACCATTCCAGCGAGCGATACTTTCGGCGGGTATTCCCCCTGCCGTCGAGAAAGTGCCGGCCGCAATGAGTTCAGCGTTGTGTAAGACCAACGCGCGGACCGTTCCATTGATTCCGTTTCCCAACGGCTGCCAGGTTGTTCCATTCCATCGCGCAATCCCATTGGCAGAGACGCCTCCGGCATTCGTGAAGCTGCCGGCTGCGATAAGTTCGCCATTGTAAACGGCCAACGCACGAACCGAAGCATTCATTCCGGTTCCCAGCGTAAGCCAGCCCGATCCGTCCCAAGCCGCAATATTCTTTACCGGAATGTCGCCCGCAAAATCCAAAAGGCCGCCGACGACTAGAAGCTCGGCTTGCGGCCCCGGACCATCTTGGTCCCAGGTGATAAGTGCGTTAACCGGAAGGGGACTCAGCCCTGGCTTAGGATCGCCCGGCCGCCAGTCGTTGGAACATTGAGCGACGGCGCGCGGGGCAAGTAACGTGCTGGCGACGATGATTCCGAATGCGATTGGCCCGAGCCCGCGCTTCATCGAGGAGCCTCCTGTGCCTATCGACCCGCGACCTCCGAATTACATACCTGCTCCGCGGCCCTCCATCATACCAGAATCCAGGGCAGAAATTCAACGCGACGCGGCGCGTCGGCTAATTGGCTCGGCAGGAGCCCCGCCCTCCCGTGCGCTTGCTGAACACTACGCCAGCGCCGGTTGCGGGGCAGGTTGAGCGGGCGAGGACTGGGCATCGAGGAGTTGCTGGTGTGTCGCGCGTTCTTCGCCGAAGCGGACCAAGCGGGCGGAGTTGAAGACGACGACGAAGCTGGAGGCCGTGTGCAGGATTGCGGCCCAGATGGGCGAGATGATGTCGAAGGCGCCGAGGGCCATGACCGTCACGACGAAGATGACGCCGAAGACGAGATTCTGCACGACGACTTTGCGGGTGGCGCGGCTGAGGCGGACGAGGAAGGGGATGCGCGTAAGGTCGTTGTTGAGCAGGGCGATCGAGGCGGAGTTGATGGCTACGTCGCTGCCGGCGGCGCCCATCGCCACGCCGAGGTCGCCCGCGGCCAGGGCCGGGGCGTCGTTGACGCCGTCGCCGATGACCATGACGCGATGGCCCTGTCGGCGCATCGTCTCGACTAGGTCGAGCTTTTCGTGCGGCAGGCAGTCGGCGCGATATTCGGTGCAGCCCATTTCCGCGGCGACGCGCCGGGCCACGGCCTGGCGATCGCCGGTCAGCATGGCCACGCGCTTCATCCCGATCGCCCGCAATTCCTCGACGGCCTCGCGCGCAGCCGGTCGCGTGCGGTCTTCGAGGGCGATCATGCCCAGCAGACGACCGCCCTGGGAGACGAAAAGCTGGCTCATTCCCTCGGCCTGCTGCGCGGCCTCGCCGAGCGCCGATGTGGAGACGCCGCGCTCGTTCAGAAACGTCTCGCGACCGATGAGCACGTCCTGCCCCCCGACTTTCGCGGCCACGCCCTTGCCCGGCACTTCCTCGAACCGCTCCGGCTTTTCGTAGGCAACGCCCGCTTCGCGTGCGACTTCCATCATCGCCCGGGCGGCCGGGTGATTGCTGTTCTGTTCGGCAGCGGCCGCCGTGCGCAGAAGCTCGACGCCGTCCACGCCCTCCGCAGGGATCAAACGCGTTACCGCCAATTGACCGGTCGTAAGCGTACCAGTCTTGTCGAACACCACGGCGGTCAGTCGTCCGGCACTCTCGAGGTGCGCGACGTCTTTAATCAAGATACCGAGCCGTGCGGCGCAGGAGAGACCGGCGACCATCGCCGTCGGCGTGGCCATGATGAGGGCGCAGGGGCAACTGGCGACGAGCATGGAGATTGCGCGTTGGAGGCCGTTGGCGTCCTTGGTGAAGAAAAGCACGAGGGCCGCGAGCATTAAGACCGCGGGGGTGTACCAGATTACGTAGCGATCGATGAGGCGCATGATCGGGATGCGGGTCCGCTCGGCCCGAAGGATCAGGTTCTGCACCTGGCCCAGCGTCGTTTCTCCGCCGACCTTCGTGACTTCGATTTCCATCGCCCCGGTCAGGTTCATCGTGCCCGAAAAGACGGGATCGCCCGCGCGCTTATCCACGGGCAGCGACTCGCCGGTGATGTTCGCTTGATTAACAGTGGAATCGCCGACAAGGACCTTTCCGTCCGCGGGGATGCCATCGCCGGGGCGGACGCGTACGCGCTGACCGGGCTGAAGCGAAGTTGCAGCGACTTCCTGTTCGCCCGTCGGCGTGATAAGGCGTGCCTTCTTCGGCGTAAGCTTCACTAATTCTTCTATGCTCGCCCGCGCGCCGATGGCCGTTCGGGTCTCGATCAGTTCGGAGAGCAGCAGGAAAAAGGCGATGACACCGGCGGCGCGATAGTCCTGCGCCGCGAAGGCGGCGACGATGGCCAGGGCGACAAGTTCGTCCATGTGCATGTCGCCGCGGATCAAATTGCCGATGGCGTGCCAGATGATCCGCATGCCCAAAAGAAGGGCCCCGATCGCCGCGACGAGGTCCATGTGGAATTGGTAGAGATAGTCCTTCTGAATCTCGGTGACGCCCTCGGCGTTCGTGACGGCGGTCTCCGTCACGGGGCTGTAGGCCTCGACGTAGTAGCTTGTGAGAACCAGGAGTCCGCCGGCCAGGGTGATCCCGAGCCAGAAACCCGCCCACCGCGCCGCCTCGGCGGCCTCACCGTGGCCGTGATGGTGGCCGGCATGATCGTGGAAATGCGAGTGGGCGTGATGGGCGTCTTCCGCCTTCTGAACGCCGAAGAATCCGTGTCCTTGAGCCATGCGTTTGATCTGCTCCTACTGCCGACACAGCCACCCACGGCTGATGACGAAAAGAACCCCTCACTACCGATCCTGATTGCTCCGCGAATGATAGACCCGCACCACGTGACTGCCAAGACCAACCGGGGCGATCGACACGTCGCTCGTGCGGGCTTCGCCGCGGCGCGGCGTGCTTTTTCTACGTCGGGCCGAGCATTGATGTTCGTATCGCGGTGCCCCAGACATTGCGGAAAATTCCGCACAAACGCTGAAAATCCCGCACTCCCCGGCGAGAGTCAACAAACGCGACGAAAACGAGGCCAACCCCGGTAATCTCGATTGGAAAGCGGTATTTAGGCAATCCCGACCGCCCTTTCGCCGGCGCGGCACGTGAATTGCCAGTGGGTACGAACGCGTTGGATCGCTTACGCGCCGCCGAGGGGCCAGTCGGTGTACGGGTGGCAGCTGAAATCCCCCGGCGGCACGGGGGAGTTGGGCCCGCGGCATCAGGGTGTTCGATGGAGCTGACCATTTACGCGCGCGGGGGCCAGGGGGGCGTGACGCTGGCCAAGCTGATCGGCACCTGCTACTTCCTGCGCGGGGAGTACAGCCAGGCGTTCGGCGTGTATGCCGCCGAGCGGTCCGGCGCGCCGCTGCAAGCGTTCGTGCGCATCGACAAGAGCGAGATCACCAATCACAACCAGGTCCGGCATCCAGACCATGTTATCGTCCTGGATCGCACGCTGATCGGGCCCAATATCCTCGCGGGGGCCAAGCGCGAGGGATGGATCATTTTGAACACCCCAGAGCCACTCAAGGCTTTTGAGGACCTGTTCCCCGGGCGGTGCGTTGCCGCCATCGACGCTACCGCGGTCGCTGTCGCCAACAAGCTCGGCACGCGGACCGTGCCGATCGTCAACACGACGATGTTCGGGGCGATTGCCCGGGTCTTCGGGCTCCAGTTCTCGGATGTGGAGGCGACGCTGGCGGAATTGAAATTCGAGGATGCGAACATTCTTGCGGCGCGGTCGGCGTTTGAGGCGGTGGAGCAAGCGCTGCTTCCGGGGGAACTTGTCCATGTAGAGCCCCGCGCGGCCGTGGCCGAGCCCGTTGGGCTGCTCGATGGTCGCGCCGGCGCGGCGCCCACGATCCGGACCGGCGCATGGGCGACGCGGCGACCGGAGCGGCGGCGGCTGGTATCGCCGTGCATGACGACCTGTCCGGCGGGAAACGACATTCAACGGTTTGTCGCGGCGCTTTCGAATGATCGCAAGGACGAGGCGCTGGAGATCCTGCTGGAGACGTCTCCCCTGCCGGGCGTTTGCGGTCGGGTGTGTCCGGCGCCGTGCATGGATTCGTGCAACCGGGACCGGCTCGATGAGCCGGTACAGATTCGCGATCTGGAGCGGTATGCGGCCGATCAAGGGCGGCTGCCCCTGCCGACGCCGGTGTGGCGCGAGGAATCGGTAGCCGTCGTCGGGGCGGGGCCGGCGGGGCTTAGTACGGCCTACCAACTCGCCCGGCTGGGATATCCCGTCACGATCTTCGAAGGCGGCGACGAACTTGGCGGCCTGCTGCGCAGCGGGATTCCTGAATATCGATTGCCGCGTGAAGTCCTCGATCGCGAGATCGACTTCATCCTCCGCCACGGGGTTCAGGCGGTCACGAGTCGATTCATCGATCGCAGCCAATTGCTGGCCTTAACGCTGCGGTTCGATGCCGTGTTTGTCGCTACGGGTCTGCAGGAGATGCGCTCGATGAACCTCGGGCACGTCGACTCCGACATCGTCATGCAGGGGATTGATTTTCTCGATCGAGCGCGGCGCGGGGTCGTATCCCTGGAAGGGCAGCGCGTCGTCGTGATCGGCGGCGGTAATACCGCGATCGA
It contains:
- a CDS encoding dockerin type I repeat-containing protein, which produces MKRGLGPIAFGIIVASTLLAPRAVAQCSNDWRPGDPKPGLSPLPVNALITWDQDGPGPQAELLVVGGLLDFAGDIPVKNIAAWDGSGWLTLGTGMNASVRALAVYNGELIAAGSFTNAGGVSANGIARWNGTTWQPLGNGINGTVRALVLHNAELIAAGTFSTAGGIPAESIARWNGSNWQSFPAAGLSDYYALTVFNGELITGGNDGVYRWDGANWHMIGNGLARALSVYNGELIGGWAFVGVYQWDGTTWQALGGGVYGSEESVYSLTQHEGDLVIGGTFAGAGSVACSNIARWDGVTWHALGAGTDPNYGHVTALTIYDGELVAGGWFFTANGLEVNLIAQWNGQTWESLGTGRGQLLRTLTVFHGELIAAGSPLGASGDFVDPTVRWNGSYWQATGMNTDDHVNASIAFNDELFVGGFFGSAGGVTANNIASWDGEAWAPLGTGMGGGWGVSALAIYDGELIAGGDFVTAGGISAANVARWNGTAWQALGSGTNGWVHALTVYGANLIVAGEFTTASGTTTNKIASWDGENWQPLADGITGNVQALAVYNGELIAGGLFTMAGGVPATNIARWSGAAWQSLGAGLNNTVRALRVYNGELFAAGSFTSANGSPASRIARWNGTTWQSMGLGIGDQSPTVYALGEYNGELIAAGGFSTAGGMTSSNWSRWGPNCDRGDMNCDGNIDLVDMAHFADALLQPEGLTTCESYTANANADVNADGTPKVDGDDIADFIETFLAP
- a CDS encoding cation-translocating P-type ATPase, encoding MAQGHGFFGVQKAEDAHHAHSHFHDHAGHHHGHGEAAEAARWAGFWLGITLAGGLLVLTSYYVEAYSPVTETAVTNAEGVTEIQKDYLYQFHMDLVAAIGALLLGMRIIWHAIGNLIRGDMHMDELVALAIVAAFAAQDYRAAGVIAFFLLLSELIETRTAIGARASIEELVKLTPKKARLITPTGEQEVAATSLQPGQRVRVRPGDGIPADGKVLVGDSTVNQANITGESLPVDKRAGDPVFSGTMNLTGAMEIEVTKVGGETTLGQVQNLILRAERTRIPIMRLIDRYVIWYTPAVLMLAALVLFFTKDANGLQRAISMLVASCPCALIMATPTAMVAGLSCAARLGILIKDVAHLESAGRLTAVVFDKTGTLTTGQLAVTRLIPAEGVDGVELLRTAAAAEQNSNHPAARAMMEVAREAGVAYEKPERFEEVPGKGVAAKVGGQDVLIGRETFLNERGVSTSALGEAAQQAEGMSQLFVSQGGRLLGMIALEDRTRPAAREAVEELRAIGMKRVAMLTGDRQAVARRVAAEMGCTEYRADCLPHEKLDLVETMRRQGHRVMVIGDGVNDAPALAAGDLGVAMGAAGSDVAINSASIALLNNDLTRIPFLVRLSRATRKVVVQNLVFGVIFVVTVMALGAFDIISPIWAAILHTASSFVVVFNSARLVRFGEERATHQQLLDAQSSPAQPAPQPALA
- a CDS encoding FAD-dependent oxidoreductase; this encodes MELTIYARGGQGGVTLAKLIGTCYFLRGEYSQAFGVYAAERSGAPLQAFVRIDKSEITNHNQVRHPDHVIVLDRTLIGPNILAGAKREGWIILNTPEPLKAFEDLFPGRCVAAIDATAVAVANKLGTRTVPIVNTTMFGAIARVFGLQFSDVEATLAELKFEDANILAARSAFEAVEQALLPGELVHVEPRAAVAEPVGLLDGRAGAAPTIRTGAWATRRPERRRLVSPCMTTCPAGNDIQRFVAALSNDRKDEALEILLETSPLPGVCGRVCPAPCMDSCNRDRLDEPVQIRDLERYAADQGRLPLPTPVWREESVAVVGAGPAGLSTAYQLARLGYPVTIFEGGDELGGLLRSGIPEYRLPREVLDREIDFILRHGVQAVTSRFIDRSQLLALTLRFDAVFVATGLQEMRSMNLGHVDSDIVMQGIDFLDRARRGVVSLEGQRVVVIGGGNTAIDTARSALRVGARRVRVLYRRSRDEMPAIPEEIEEALEERVSLEELVLPLRLRRDATGAILTCTRMRLGEPDETGRPQPIMETSEDLHFDVPCDCVILALGQSPDLTILPEGSEVHEGRELLGLSRAPIFVGGDLASNEGTVAAAIGSGRRAAMQIHRTLADEELVPSAPRPVATPEAMHWHAFTPAPAHHAARLMPERRRRRFTEIRRGFEGAAGDSEALAEAGRCLSCGVCNECDRCVTYCPEGILLHDADGYRFNYDYCKGCGVCASECPRGVIYLSEL